In a genomic window of Ralstonia nicotianae:
- a CDS encoding YaeQ family protein encodes MALKSTIYKVDLQIADMDRHYYGSHALTVARHPSENDERMMVRVLAFARHASETLAFTRGLSEPDEPDLWQRDLTDAVELWIDLGNPDETRIRKACNRSQQVAVYTHSGNATRVWWQQTGTKVARFANLSVYEVAPDTVAALAALVERSMRLQVTIQDGDIWIADDADNIQVRLDTLKAAGA; translated from the coding sequence ATGGCACTGAAATCCACGATCTACAAGGTCGATCTGCAGATCGCCGACATGGATCGCCACTACTACGGCAGCCACGCGCTGACCGTCGCCCGCCATCCGAGCGAGAACGACGAGCGCATGATGGTGCGCGTGCTCGCCTTCGCCCGGCACGCCAGCGAGACGCTCGCCTTCACGCGCGGCCTCTCCGAGCCCGACGAACCCGACCTGTGGCAGCGCGACCTGACCGACGCCGTGGAACTGTGGATCGACCTGGGCAATCCGGACGAGACGCGCATCCGCAAGGCATGCAACCGCTCGCAGCAAGTGGCCGTGTACACCCACAGCGGCAACGCCACGCGCGTGTGGTGGCAGCAGACCGGAACCAAGGTGGCGCGCTTCGCCAACCTGTCGGTCTATGAAGTCGCGCCCGACACCGTGGCCGCGCTCGCCGCGCTGGTGGAGCGCTCGATGCGGCTGCAGGTCACCATCCAGGACGGCGACATCTGGATCGCCGACGACGCGGACAACATCCAGGTCCGGCTCGATACGCTCAAGGCCGCCGGCGCCTGA
- a CDS encoding bacteriohemerythrin: MPVIQWSEALHLGDAATDANHAAFCTLLNAVADASEADFVPALDAFIAHTEVHFAEENAWMEAADFPPLHCHRNEHDNVLALCREVRRRAADGDMALGRRLVTELPEWFAQHVDVMDRMMTTWLAQRGPDAREEAAA; encoded by the coding sequence ATGCCCGTGATCCAATGGTCCGAGGCGCTCCATCTCGGAGACGCCGCCACCGACGCCAACCATGCGGCGTTCTGCACCCTGCTCAACGCCGTCGCCGACGCATCGGAGGCCGACTTCGTGCCCGCGCTCGATGCGTTCATCGCCCATACCGAAGTGCACTTCGCCGAAGAAAACGCCTGGATGGAGGCGGCGGACTTTCCCCCGCTCCACTGCCATCGCAACGAGCACGACAACGTGCTCGCGCTGTGCCGCGAAGTCCGCAGGCGCGCCGCCGACGGCGACATGGCGCTGGGCCGGCGGCTGGTCACGGAACTGCCCGAATGGTTCGCCCAGCATGTGGACGTGATGGACCGGATGATGACCACCTGGCTCGCGCAGCGCGGCCCCGACGCGCGCGAAGAAGCGGCGGCCTAG
- a CDS encoding DsbA family protein yields the protein MRLIYVADPMCSWCYGFGPQLADLRARLADTLGTPVPVTLVTGGLRPGQREPLPAAKREEILHHWHAVAERSGVPFSHAPDAAMRREGFVYDTEPACRVVVMAREYWDETDERVLACFHAIQHAFYAEGRDTTRTEVLREIAIAGGLAADHVDTVFDSEALRNETREDFRLARRWGITGFPSLLAEQAGTLYQIGRGYAPSVALYARAVEVLAQHPAPDAG from the coding sequence ATGCGACTGATCTACGTTGCCGATCCGATGTGCTCGTGGTGCTACGGCTTCGGCCCGCAGCTGGCGGACCTGCGCGCGCGGCTGGCCGACACGCTGGGCACGCCGGTGCCCGTCACCCTCGTCACCGGCGGCCTGCGTCCGGGCCAGCGCGAGCCGCTGCCCGCGGCCAAGCGCGAGGAGATCCTGCACCACTGGCACGCCGTGGCCGAGCGCAGCGGCGTGCCGTTCAGCCACGCGCCCGACGCGGCCATGCGCCGGGAGGGCTTCGTCTACGACACCGAGCCCGCCTGCCGCGTCGTGGTGATGGCGCGCGAATACTGGGACGAAACAGACGAGCGCGTGCTCGCCTGCTTCCATGCGATCCAGCATGCCTTCTATGCCGAAGGCCGCGACACCACGCGCACCGAGGTGCTGCGCGAGATCGCCATCGCCGGCGGCCTGGCGGCGGATCACGTCGACACGGTGTTCGACTCCGAAGCGCTGCGCAACGAAACGCGGGAAGACTTCCGCCTGGCGCGCCGCTGGGGAATCACGGGCTTCCCCAGCCTGCTGGCCGAACAGGCCGGCACGCTGTACCAGATTGGACGCGGCTACGCGCCATCGGTGGCGCTGTACGCACGCGCCGTGGAAGTGCTGGCGCAGCACCCGGCCCCCGACGCCGGCTAA
- a CDS encoding FKBP-type peptidyl-prolyl cis-trans isomerase — MTITTTQSGLQYEDVTVGDGAEATAGKYVTVHYTGWLYENGQAGRKFDSSKDRNDPFAFPLGAGHVIKGWDEGVQGMKVGGTRKLIIPAELGYGARGAGGVIPPNATLLFEVDLLEV, encoded by the coding sequence ATGACCATCACCACCACCCAGAGCGGCCTGCAATACGAAGACGTCACCGTGGGCGACGGCGCCGAAGCCACCGCCGGCAAGTACGTCACCGTGCACTACACCGGCTGGCTGTACGAGAACGGCCAGGCCGGCCGCAAGTTCGATTCCAGCAAGGACCGCAACGATCCGTTCGCCTTCCCGCTGGGCGCCGGCCACGTCATCAAGGGCTGGGACGAAGGCGTGCAGGGCATGAAGGTCGGCGGCACGCGCAAGCTGATCATCCCGGCCGAGCTGGGCTACGGTGCGCGCGGCGCGGGTGGGGTGATTCCCCCGAACGCAACGCTGCTTTTCGAGGTCGATCTGCTGGAAGTCTGA
- the trxA gene encoding thioredoxin encodes MSDVTSQNFAQEVIETSRQVPVLVDFWAPWCGPCRTLGPMLEKLEHEYVGKWKLAKVNSDESPELSAHFNVRSIPHVVAFVDGKPVDQFVGVLPESQLRGFLDRVIPQPAEVAYREGLAARQANALAHAREAFQNALAYDPGFDAARFALIDLLLDTGDVRAAQNEFALLSSRAPQDERHAPLQTRLEAAEHAGALPDADALHQRIAAAPDDLQARLDLAQQYIALQDYEAALEQLLAIVERDRAFRDDIGRKTMVSVFDLMRDPQAVSLWRRQLASRLN; translated from the coding sequence ATGAGCGACGTCACCTCACAGAATTTCGCACAGGAAGTGATCGAAACATCTCGCCAAGTCCCGGTGCTGGTCGATTTCTGGGCGCCATGGTGCGGCCCCTGCCGGACCCTCGGCCCGATGCTGGAAAAGCTGGAGCACGAATACGTCGGCAAGTGGAAGCTCGCCAAGGTCAATTCGGACGAGAGCCCCGAACTGTCGGCGCACTTCAACGTGCGCAGCATTCCCCACGTGGTGGCCTTCGTGGACGGCAAGCCGGTCGACCAGTTCGTCGGCGTGCTGCCGGAATCGCAGCTGCGCGGGTTCCTCGACCGCGTGATCCCGCAGCCGGCCGAAGTGGCCTACCGCGAGGGCCTGGCCGCGCGCCAGGCGAACGCGCTCGCGCACGCGCGCGAAGCCTTCCAGAATGCGCTCGCCTACGACCCCGGCTTCGATGCGGCCCGGTTCGCGCTGATCGACCTGCTGCTCGACACCGGCGATGTCCGTGCCGCGCAGAATGAATTCGCACTGCTGTCATCCAGGGCCCCGCAGGACGAGCGCCATGCGCCGCTGCAGACCCGCCTCGAGGCCGCCGAGCACGCCGGCGCCCTGCCCGATGCCGATGCGCTGCACCAGCGCATCGCCGCCGCGCCGGACGACCTGCAGGCCCGCCTGGACCTGGCGCAGCAGTACATCGCACTTCAGGACTACGAGGCCGCGCTCGAACAGCTGCTCGCCATCGTCGAGCGCGACCGCGCGTTCCGCGATGACATCGGCCGCAAGACCATGGTCTCGGTATTCGATCTGATGCGCGACCCACAGGCGGTCTCGCTCTGGCGCCGTCAGTTGGCGTCCAGGTTGAACTGA
- a CDS encoding long-chain fatty acid--CoA ligase, with protein sequence MTRPHFRFWPRRLPTHITAPQTSLWFNLEVSARRYPDKDAIVFYGRHVRYRELHDDALAVAGWLQQVAGVGKGDRVLLYMQNCPQFVAAYYGILRADAVVVPVNPMNRPEEFKHYITDAGASVVICSDDLAANVTAANADLPQAQRVRHLLATSYADALPATCDHSEDVPPAWLTAAHPPQPGAVAWKDALAQRLVPGPHTAGPDDLAVMPYTSGTTGFPKGCMHPHRTVMHNVVGGALWSQATMEGVSLSIIPLFHVTGMQYGMNAPIYMGSTVVMLPRWDREVAGRLISRYKVTHWTNIPTMVIDFLASPQLAAFDLSSLVYIGGGGAAMPQAVAERLHKAFNLLYQEGYGLSETIAPTHSNPADRPKLQCLGMPVFNTDARVIDPQTLQELPPGEVGEIIVNGPQVFLGYWGKPQATAESFIEFEGQRFFRTGDLGRMDEEGYFFLTDRLKRMINASGFKVWPAEVESLMYKHPDIQEACIIGTHDAYRGESVKAVVVLKAHARGKTTEEDIIGWARDNMAAYKYPRVVEFVDALPKSGTGKVMWRTLQEQENARNAAAEKPAAA encoded by the coding sequence ATGACACGACCGCACTTCCGATTCTGGCCCCGGCGCCTGCCGACCCATATCACCGCGCCGCAGACGAGCCTGTGGTTCAACCTGGAAGTGTCGGCGCGGCGCTATCCGGACAAGGATGCGATCGTGTTCTACGGCCGCCATGTCCGCTATCGCGAGCTGCATGACGATGCGCTGGCCGTGGCCGGCTGGCTGCAGCAGGTGGCGGGCGTCGGCAAGGGCGACCGCGTGCTGCTCTACATGCAGAACTGCCCGCAGTTCGTCGCCGCGTACTACGGCATCCTGCGCGCCGACGCGGTGGTGGTGCCGGTCAACCCGATGAACCGGCCCGAGGAGTTCAAGCACTACATCACCGATGCCGGCGCCAGCGTGGTGATCTGCAGCGATGATCTCGCCGCCAACGTGACCGCCGCCAACGCCGACCTGCCCCAGGCGCAGCGCGTGCGGCACCTGCTCGCCACGTCCTATGCCGACGCGCTGCCGGCCACCTGCGACCATTCCGAGGATGTGCCACCCGCGTGGCTGACCGCGGCGCATCCGCCCCAGCCCGGCGCGGTTGCGTGGAAGGACGCCCTGGCGCAGCGCCTCGTGCCCGGCCCGCACACCGCCGGGCCCGACGACCTGGCCGTGATGCCGTACACCTCGGGCACCACCGGCTTTCCGAAAGGCTGCATGCATCCGCATCGCACCGTCATGCACAACGTCGTGGGCGGCGCGCTGTGGTCGCAGGCCACGATGGAGGGCGTGAGCCTGTCGATCATTCCGCTGTTCCACGTGACCGGCATGCAGTACGGCATGAACGCGCCGATCTACATGGGCTCCACCGTGGTGATGCTGCCGCGCTGGGACCGCGAGGTGGCCGGCCGGCTGATCTCGCGCTACAAGGTCACGCACTGGACCAACATCCCGACCATGGTGATCGACTTCCTGGCAAGCCCGCAGCTGGCGGCGTTTGATCTGTCCAGCCTGGTCTACATCGGCGGCGGCGGCGCGGCCATGCCGCAGGCGGTGGCCGAGCGCCTGCACAAGGCGTTCAACCTGCTGTACCAGGAGGGCTACGGCCTGTCGGAGACCATCGCACCCACGCACAGCAACCCGGCGGACCGGCCCAAGCTGCAGTGCCTGGGCATGCCCGTCTTCAACACCGACGCGCGCGTGATCGACCCGCAGACGCTCCAGGAGCTGCCGCCGGGCGAAGTGGGCGAGATCATCGTCAACGGTCCGCAGGTCTTCCTCGGCTACTGGGGCAAGCCGCAGGCCACCGCCGAGTCCTTCATCGAGTTCGAGGGCCAGCGCTTCTTCCGCACCGGCGATCTGGGCCGGATGGACGAGGAGGGCTACTTTTTCCTGACCGACCGCCTCAAGCGCATGATCAACGCCTCGGGCTTCAAGGTCTGGCCGGCCGAGGTGGAGAGCCTGATGTACAAGCACCCCGACATCCAGGAAGCCTGCATCATCGGCACGCACGACGCCTATCGGGGCGAGTCGGTCAAGGCGGTGGTCGTGCTCAAGGCGCATGCCAGGGGCAAGACCACCGAGGAAGACATCATCGGCTGGGCGCGCGACAACATGGCCGCGTACAAATACCCGCGCGTGGTGGAGTTCGTCGACGCGCTGCCCAAGTCGGGCACGGGCAAGGTGATGTGGCGCACGCTGCAGGAGCAGGAGAACGCGCGCAACGCGGCGGCGGAGAAGCCGGCCGCCGCCTGA
- a CDS encoding ankyrin repeat domain-containing protein translates to MLLAPHPALNQVLGIMLGIALALGDMASAWQERHLPSVRATTPAKVVPAGSGPDARAARRADSATRDHDLIVAAQTGNTMAIQSLLADGASLRARDAEGRTALIAALYAHMGAAARLLIQAGADVNLQDNAQSSAFLLAATQGDAETVRLALSHGANLRATNADGDTALIPAARRGYVEVVNELVKAGVPVNATNNLGLTALIEAVALGDGSDKYEKTVQLLLDGGADPNLPDRGGITPMRHARQRGFHGIGALLFKARGH, encoded by the coding sequence ATGCTCCTCGCCCCGCACCCCGCGCTCAACCAGGTCCTCGGCATCATGCTGGGCATCGCGCTGGCACTGGGCGACATGGCGAGCGCCTGGCAGGAGCGGCACCTGCCGTCGGTGCGGGCGACCACGCCGGCCAAGGTCGTCCCGGCCGGCAGCGGGCCCGACGCCCGCGCCGCCCGCCGCGCCGACTCCGCCACGCGCGACCACGACCTGATCGTCGCCGCGCAGACCGGCAACACGATGGCCATCCAGTCCCTGCTGGCCGACGGCGCCAGCCTCAGGGCGCGCGATGCCGAAGGCCGCACGGCCCTGATCGCGGCGCTCTATGCCCACATGGGCGCGGCGGCCCGCCTGCTGATCCAGGCCGGCGCCGACGTCAATCTGCAGGACAACGCCCAGAGCAGCGCCTTCCTGCTGGCGGCCACCCAGGGCGATGCGGAGACCGTGCGGCTGGCGCTGTCGCACGGCGCCAACCTGCGCGCCACCAATGCCGACGGCGACACCGCGCTGATCCCGGCCGCGCGGCGCGGCTACGTGGAAGTGGTGAACGAGCTGGTCAAGGCGGGCGTGCCGGTCAACGCCACCAACAACCTGGGCCTGACCGCGCTCATCGAAGCCGTGGCACTGGGCGACGGCAGCGACAAATACGAGAAGACCGTGCAGCTGCTGCTCGACGGCGGCGCCGATCCCAACCTGCCCGACCGCGGCGGCATCACGCCGATGCGCCATGCGCGGCAGCGCGGCTTCCACGGCATCGGCGCGCTACTGTTCAAGGCGCGCGGCCACTGA
- a CDS encoding DUF2339 domain-containing protein, with protein sequence MRWIFGIIGLIVGAAVGGVMGAFLGALIGVGLAAVILHLDQRASSRWTHPDADAPPDAGTQPGVLPVTERVARLEHEVALLRRQIAELKGQSFATAPSVPEAPEQAAAAPLPDLASATTEVPPPVISPAPTIAPQPAAVSAPAAEPAPLEPTWADRAVSAARDWLLGGNSVVRVGILILFFGVAFLLKYAADNRLLPIEFRLAGVALASIVLLAVGWRLRDKRPGYALVLQGGGVGVLYLTVFAATRMVPLLPPGAAFALLVLICALAAGLAVRQNAPALAFTGSAGGFLAPILISTGAGSHVALFGYYALLNAGIFAIAWFRAWRMLNLLGFVFTFGIATAWGVLRYEPALLASTEPFLILFFLMYAGIALLYALRRQVSLRHYVDGTLVFGTPLVAMGLQAALVQHIPFAMAWSATALAAFYLAVAAWLAPRRSQLGLLFEAMLALGVIFITLAIPLAFDGRTTSAVWALEGAAVVWAGVRQQRRLALAAGLLLQLAAGVAFGIGQRFEWSASAGWPVLNSRCIGGLLIAAAGVFSGWRLQGKTEARDWLKAAPGLGIAASVWGLLWWLGSGSGEIDRWAWRLRSALVDRPDIPLYAAFAVLTAWLAHGLRRRLDWALAEWPALALAPALGLVAIAACGHWVPSPLAGWGGLAWIASVALAFALLRRQERDVGDAILAPLHTVLFWLICGVLATEGYWRLNAYVPEGTWSFAAWAYAYGTLLALLAGAGWRIRWPIARFERAYLLWGAAPLAALLWLWSLAGAASDGNAAPLFYLPILNPLDVAQLLVFLAIALWMRRTALQHLVPQPAVIGYAVGATLFIWANAVLLRTLHHWAHVPYTADGLGNSMLVQASLSMFWTVLALAVMVAATRRASRALWFTGAVLLGVTVVKLFLFDLSRVTGVERIVSFIGIGVLLLLIGYLSPLPPKARAEETPA encoded by the coding sequence ATGCGTTGGATATTCGGAATCATCGGCTTGATCGTGGGCGCCGCGGTGGGCGGTGTCATGGGCGCCTTCCTGGGGGCGCTGATCGGCGTCGGCCTGGCGGCGGTCATTCTGCACCTGGACCAGCGCGCCAGTTCGCGGTGGACGCACCCGGACGCCGACGCGCCGCCTGATGCGGGCACCCAGCCCGGCGTGCTGCCGGTCACCGAGCGCGTGGCGCGGCTCGAGCACGAGGTGGCGCTGCTGCGGCGGCAGATCGCGGAGCTGAAAGGGCAGTCGTTCGCGACCGCGCCGTCGGTGCCGGAGGCGCCGGAGCAGGCTGCGGCCGCACCGTTGCCCGATCTTGCTTCGGCAACGACCGAGGTGCCGCCGCCCGTCATCTCGCCCGCGCCGACCATCGCGCCGCAGCCGGCGGCCGTGTCCGCCCCCGCCGCGGAGCCGGCGCCGCTGGAGCCGACATGGGCCGACCGGGCCGTGTCCGCCGCGCGCGACTGGCTGCTGGGCGGCAACAGCGTGGTGCGGGTCGGCATCCTGATCCTGTTCTTCGGCGTGGCCTTCCTGCTCAAGTACGCGGCGGACAACCGCCTGCTGCCGATCGAGTTCCGCCTGGCCGGCGTGGCGCTGGCATCGATCGTGCTGCTCGCCGTCGGCTGGCGCCTGCGCGACAAGCGCCCCGGCTATGCACTGGTGCTGCAGGGGGGCGGGGTCGGCGTGCTCTACCTGACGGTCTTCGCGGCGACACGCATGGTGCCGCTGCTCCCGCCGGGCGCGGCGTTTGCGCTGCTGGTGCTGATCTGCGCGCTGGCGGCCGGGCTGGCGGTCCGGCAGAACGCGCCGGCGCTGGCCTTCACCGGCAGTGCGGGCGGGTTCCTGGCGCCGATCCTGATCTCGACCGGCGCCGGCAGCCATGTCGCGCTGTTCGGCTACTACGCGCTGCTCAACGCGGGCATCTTTGCCATTGCGTGGTTCCGCGCGTGGCGAATGCTGAATCTGCTGGGCTTCGTGTTCACCTTCGGCATCGCCACGGCGTGGGGCGTGCTGCGCTATGAGCCCGCGCTGCTGGCGAGTACCGAGCCCTTCCTCATCCTGTTTTTCCTGATGTACGCGGGCATTGCGCTGCTGTATGCGCTGCGCCGCCAGGTCAGCCTCAGGCACTACGTGGACGGCACCCTGGTATTCGGCACGCCGCTGGTGGCGATGGGCCTGCAGGCCGCGCTGGTGCAGCACATCCCGTTTGCGATGGCGTGGAGCGCGACGGCGCTGGCGGCGTTCTACCTGGCCGTGGCGGCCTGGTTGGCGCCCCGGCGCTCGCAGCTGGGCCTGCTGTTCGAGGCGATGCTCGCGCTGGGCGTGATCTTCATCACGCTGGCGATTCCGCTGGCGTTCGACGGGCGCACCACCAGCGCCGTGTGGGCGCTGGAAGGCGCCGCCGTGGTGTGGGCGGGCGTGCGCCAGCAGCGCCGGCTGGCGCTGGCGGCCGGCTTGCTGCTGCAGTTGGCGGCGGGCGTGGCCTTCGGGATCGGGCAACGCTTCGAGTGGTCGGCGTCGGCGGGCTGGCCGGTGCTCAACAGCCGTTGCATCGGCGGGCTGCTGATCGCGGCGGCCGGCGTGTTCAGCGGCTGGCGCCTGCAGGGCAAGACCGAGGCGCGCGACTGGCTGAAGGCCGCGCCGGGGCTGGGCATCGCCGCGTCGGTGTGGGGGCTGCTGTGGTGGCTGGGCAGCGGCAGCGGAGAAATCGACCGCTGGGCATGGCGCCTGCGCAGCGCGCTCGTCGACCGGCCGGACATTCCGCTCTACGCCGCCTTTGCCGTGCTGACCGCGTGGCTGGCGCACGGGCTGCGCCGCCGGCTCGACTGGGCGCTCGCCGAGTGGCCGGCATTGGCGTTGGCTCCCGCGCTCGGGCTGGTGGCGATCGCGGCGTGCGGGCACTGGGTGCCGTCGCCGCTGGCGGGCTGGGGCGGGCTGGCGTGGATCGCCTCGGTGGCGCTGGCCTTCGCGCTGCTGCGCCGCCAGGAGCGCGACGTGGGCGATGCCATCCTGGCGCCGCTGCACACCGTGCTGTTCTGGCTGATCTGCGGCGTGCTGGCCACCGAAGGCTACTGGCGCCTGAACGCCTACGTGCCGGAAGGCACCTGGAGCTTCGCGGCCTGGGCGTACGCCTATGGCACGTTGCTGGCGCTGCTGGCCGGCGCGGGCTGGCGCATCCGCTGGCCGATCGCCCGCTTCGAGCGCGCCTATCTGCTGTGGGGCGCCGCGCCGCTGGCCGCGCTGCTGTGGCTGTGGAGCCTGGCGGGCGCCGCCAGCGACGGCAACGCCGCGCCGCTGTTCTACCTGCCGATCCTCAACCCGCTGGACGTGGCACAGCTGCTGGTGTTCCTGGCGATCGCGCTGTGGATGCGCCGCACCGCGCTGCAGCACCTGGTGCCGCAGCCCGCGGTGATCGGCTACGCGGTCGGCGCGACCCTGTTCATCTGGGCCAACGCGGTGCTGCTGCGCACGCTGCACCATTGGGCGCACGTGCCGTACACCGCGGACGGCCTGGGCAACTCGATGCTGGTGCAGGCTTCGCTGTCGATGTTCTGGACCGTGCTGGCGCTGGCGGTGATGGTGGCCGCCACGCGGCGGGCCAGCCGCGCGCTGTGGTTCACCGGCGCGGTGCTGCTGGGGGTGACCGTGGTCAAGCTGTTCCTGTTCGACCTGTCGCGCGTGACGGGGGTCGAGCGCATCGTTTCGTTCATCGGCATTGGCGTGCTGCTGCTGCTGATCGGCTATCTGTCGCCGTTGCCGCCGAAGGCCAGGGCGGAGGAGACGCCGGCATGA
- a CDS encoding gamma-glutamylcyclotransferase, with translation MAVTREDLEQNRLRAALGDSPVASTLLTEAALEASLASTLARLSAAPCEGQDAWVFGYGSLIWNPMIFHTEVARATVRGYHRGFYLYSRINRGTWDNPGLVLGLDRGGSCSGVAFRVPRAHAEREFRVLWRREMLTGAYLPRWLPTEIHGERILALAFVMNRTHEAYAGRLPDERVVGCLHKAVGLYGPAREYLQRTLIGLASNGLHDPYLDRLWQRLQAMDINAANAPSQTADTDGTGPLPDPYLSA, from the coding sequence ATGGCCGTCACCCGAGAGGACCTCGAACAGAACCGGTTGCGCGCCGCCCTGGGTGATTCACCCGTCGCGTCGACGCTGCTGACCGAGGCTGCGCTGGAAGCGTCGCTCGCATCGACGCTCGCACGGCTGTCGGCGGCGCCCTGCGAGGGGCAGGACGCCTGGGTGTTCGGCTACGGCTCCCTGATCTGGAACCCGATGATCTTCCACACCGAGGTCGCGCGCGCCACGGTGCGCGGCTATCACCGGGGCTTCTACCTGTATTCCCGCATCAACCGGGGCACCTGGGACAATCCCGGCCTGGTGCTCGGCCTCGACCGCGGCGGCAGTTGCAGCGGCGTGGCCTTCCGCGTGCCGCGCGCGCATGCCGAACGCGAATTCCGCGTGCTGTGGCGCCGCGAGATGCTGACCGGCGCCTACCTGCCGCGCTGGCTGCCGACGGAAATCCACGGCGAGCGCATCCTCGCGCTGGCCTTCGTGATGAACCGTACCCATGAAGCCTATGCCGGCCGCCTGCCCGACGAGCGCGTGGTCGGCTGCCTGCACAAGGCCGTCGGACTGTACGGCCCGGCCCGCGAATACCTGCAGCGCACGCTGATCGGCCTGGCCAGCAACGGGCTGCACGATCCGTACCTCGACCGGCTCTGGCAGCGGCTGCAGGCCATGGACATAAACGCGGCCAACGCGCCATCGCAGACCGCGGATACCGACGGCACGGGCCCGTTGCCCGATCCCTATCTCAGCGCCTGA